DNA sequence from the Thauera sedimentorum genome:
GAGTGGCGCGAACTCCGGGTGGACCTGGACCCGGATACCCAGCCCGACGTGGTGGCCGACATCCGCGACATGCAGGGCGTGGCAACCGGGTCGATGGACGCGCTGTACTCCAGCCACAACATCGAGCACTTCTTCGCGCACGAGATCGAGCAGGTGCTCGGCGAGTTTCGCCGCGTACTGAAGCCGGACGGCTTCCTGGTGATCACCTGTCCCGACCTGCAGTCGATCTGCCAGCTGGTTGCCGAGGACAAGCTGCTCGACACCGCCTACGACTCCAATGCCGGCCCGATCACGCCGCTCGACGTGCTCTACGGGCATCGTGCGTCGCTTGCCCAGGGCAAGCACTTCATGGCCCACCGCTGCGGTTTCACGCTGAAGGTGCTGATGGGTACCCTGCAGGCTGCCGGCTTCGACGCGGTGGTCGGCAGCCGGCGCGGCGCGCCGTATTTTGACCTGTGGGTGCTGGCCTGCCCCGGCGGTATCGACGAGGCGAACCTGCGCCGGCTCGCGCTGGCCCACTTCCCGGCATGACGGCGACCGCATCTACGGGGGGCAGCGGGGCGACCGCCGAACGCTGGCTCGCCACGGGCCGGGCGATGCAGCAGGCGGGACGCGGAGCGGATGCCTGTGCGGCGCTGGTCGAGGCCATCGTCGCGGCGCCGGCCTCGGATGCGGCGCGCGAGGCGCTCGTGTTGCTGCGCGACGTGCCCGGCCGGGACCGTACCGCGCTCGACGCCGCGGTGCTCGAGGGCCTGCGTCGCGTCGACGACAAGGTGGCCTTTCTGGCCCGCTACGGCGACTACTTCCTGCTGGACCAGCGCTGCTACGAAGCGGAGGGCGCATATGAGCGTGCCCTGGCAATCCACGAGCAGTCCGCCGACGCCTGGCGCGGCCTGGGCGTCGCGCAGCGCCACCTCGGACGCCTGGACCAGGCCTTGCAGGCGGGTCTGAGGGCGGTCGAGATCGATCCCGGGTTCGTCGCCGGCTACGAGGACCTGGGCGACACCCTGCTGGCGCGTGGCGATCGCAAGGCCGCCGAGGACGCCTTCATCCGCGCGCTCTCCGTCGACCCCCGAGCGCCCGGTGCACGCCTCGGTGTGGGCTTGCTGCTCGAAGGGCAGGGCGCGTTTGCCGATGCCGAGGCCTGCGCCCGGACGGTGCTCTCACGACGCCCGCAGGACACGGACGCCCAGCTGCTGCTGGCGCGCGCCCTGCACGCCCAGCAACGCATCGATGAGGCGCGCGCCGCGTACCGTGAGGCGGCTGCCCTGGGCGGCGGCGCGCTGGCCGTGCTGCAGGGCCTGCTCGCCATGCCCGAAGGCGGCGGCGACGATGCCGGCGCGGCACTCGACCAGTTCCTTGCGGCGGATATCAGGGCGGAAAGCGAAGCCGCGCTGGTACGTGGTGGTTTGAGCCCGATACGCGCCGCACACCTGCGCGGCCTGCCCGCCAGCGTGCGGCGCAAGGCCGCCCAGGCCTATCTCAAGCTCTGTCCATGGCTGGCGTTTGCCGCATCCCATGCGGTCGGCCGGCGCAATGCGGCGGCGGACGGTGCTCCCATCCGTATCGTCCTCGTCGGGCGTTTTACCGAACCGCAGGCATCTTCCGCTGCGCTGACAAGGCTGCTCGACGGGCTGGTCGCGCTGGATGGCGTGCGCGTGACGCTGGTCAGCGTCGGCCTGTCGAACCAGGTCGGCGCCGTGGCCGAACTCGCCGGACGCTGCGAACAGGCCTTGTCGGTGCGTGACGATACGCTCGGCGGGGTACAACGCACGATCGCCGGTCTGGGAGCGGACATTCTCATCTACCCCGAGCTGGCTGCGGACGCCTTCCTGTATTTCCTCGCCTTCGCGCGCCTGGCCCGCCTGCAGTGCGTCCTCGGCGGGGTGGGGGGCGATGGTGGTCTGCCCAACGTGGACCTGCTGCTGCGCGGGCCGCAGTCGACGGACCTCGACGACGGGTCGCCGGTGGCCGCTGCGGGCGACGGTTTACCGGTGCTCGATTGGACCGGCCTGCCGCCACGGATGCTGCTCGACGAACTGAAGCGCCGGGCGCTGGCGGCCAGCCCCGCCCTGCCCGAGCAATACCTGCCGCTGTTGCCGCTCGCCACCGCTTGCGCCCGGCAGGGCGGTGAGTATCGCGAGCTGGCTCCGGCGCAGTATCTGCCCGTGCATGAACCCGAGATGATAGGCGCCGGGGAAGCGGCGCCTGCCTCCGGCATGGTCCGTCTGCCTCCGGTCGCGGCCGGCGTGCTGTCCGACGTGGTGGTTCAGGGGGGCGAGTCTGCCGTGCTGCTGCGCGAACCGCGCGGGATCGTGCATGTTCTCGGGGAGCATGCTTCGCCGCGCCGCGCGATGCTCGAGACCGGCTGGATGTTGTCCCGTGTCGGGGACGAGGTCCTGCTGTGCACCGGTCAACCGCTTTCCAGGGCTGAGCGGGCGATCGTGCTGCTCGGCGAGGGCTCCGCAAACTACTATCACTGGATGCTGGACAACCTGCCGCGGCTGCAGGCGATCCTGGACGATCCGAGGTTCGCCGAATGGCCGGTTCTGATCGAGAGGGGGCTGCATCGCAACCTGATCGATGCCCTGCGCAAGCTCGTTGGCAACCAGCGGACATTGCTCGAGATCGATGGCGGCAGCCAGGTGCAACTGGCGCAGGCCGTCGTGCTGTCGGGCGGGACGACGATTCCGCTTGATCCGCAGGATGGCGTCCGCTTCAAGCCCGAGGATGTGGCCGTATCGCCGCAGGCCGTCGCCTTCCTGCGCGAACGCCTGGGTTGTCCCGAGCGTCCGGCGGGCGGGGGACGCAGGTTATACCTTGCACGGGGGGGGCGATACCGGCGCCTGCTCAATGCCGACGAGGTCGAGCGCTTCTTCGTCAATTGCGGTTTCGAGGTCGTGCATCCGGAGGCCCTCGATCTGCCTGCGCAGATGGCGTTGTTTTCGGAAGCGGAGATCGTCGCCGGTCCTACCGGCGCAGCATTCGCCAACATTGCCTTCATGCCGCAGGGGTCGAAGGCTATCGTGCTGTACTACGACGTCGGATTGCATTACTACTTCTCCAATCTTGCGGAGGCATCCGGCGTCCGGTTGCTGTATGTGTTCGGCGAGCCCCAGGATGTGCAGCACGTCAAACCCCATCAGAGCGATTACGGTGTTCCGCTGGAACGGCTCGACACGGCAGTCCGTGCGTTCGGCTTGGGGCCGAGGCCCGGGTCACGGAAGGCGCCGGCGTCGGTTACCGAATTGCCTCCCCTGGGCTTCGTCATCCATCTTCCGGAGCTGATCAACCATTATGCCGAGGTCTGGAAGCATCTTCCGGGCGATTCCTTTGAGGTGGCCTTGGCCGGCGAGGATGCGGATCGGCGCCTGATCGCGCAGCAGGTCGTGCAAATGGGCTACGCGGTGCGTGATTCGGCCGAGATCCTGCGCAGCGGGCGGCGCTATCGCCATCTCGTCTCGAATCATCCGATCGATTTGAGCGCCCCGCCGCTGATCAAGCAACTCGGCGAGCGCAATGTCCGTTTCATGTACGGACTGGGTAAGTCGAACTGGAACTTTTCCGACTGGAACGCCCTGTACGACGCTGTGTTGTGCTTTGGCCCCTTTCAGGTTGCCGGCCTGGAGCGTTTCGAGAAGGTGCGCAAGCTGCAGATGGGTTACCCACGGTTCGATGGCTTCTTCCGGAGCGACTGGGACCTTGCCGGGCTGGCCGCGCAGTACCGGTGCGATCCGGCGCGCCCGACCGTCGTATGGCTGCCGACCTGGAAGGAACTGTCCTCGGTGCCACACTTCCTCTCCGCGGTGGCTGCACTACGCCCCCATTACAACGTCGTCGTCAAGCTGCACCCACTGCAGTCGCGTGACGAACCTGCGCTGGTCCGTCTTGTGGAGCAGGCGGGGTTGAACAGCGTGATCGCGGATTCACGCGATAACGTTCCGCTGTTCCGCTTGGCCGACTATGTGCTCTGCGACTACGGCGGTTCGGTGTTTGGCGCGCTGTATACCGGACGCAAGGTGGTGTTGCTCGACGTGCCGGGTGCCGAGAACGACGCATTGCTGGGTGCGGCTTCGCCGGAAGTGGAGTTGCGGCGGGTGCTGCCGCACCTCGGACCGGAAGAAGGCGGGCAGCTCGCCGGTCTGCTGGCCGATGAGGCCCTGTGGGCTGCGCAGGCCGGAGTCCGGCCTGCGTTGATCGACCTCTTCGTTGCCCCGTTCAAGGGCTTTGCCGGCAAGGTCGCGGCCCTCTATCTGCAGAACCTGGAGGCAATTCTCGATGACTGACACCGTCCTGGAGCAGGGTACATGGTCATCTGGTTGATCGGTCTGTCGGGCGCGGGCAAAACGACGGTGGGGCGGGAACTTGCAGCGATGTGGCGTACGCGGTCTCCGAACGTGGTTCTGGTGGATGGCGATGAGATGCGTCGTGTCTTCGGGCTCGACCGTGGCCCGCAGGACTACTCGCTGGCGGGACGGAGGGCCAACGCCGAGCGGATTACGGCAGTGTGCGAGTGGCTGGACAGGCAGGGCATGAACGTCGTGTGCTGCATACTCTCGCTGTTTCCGGACATGCGGGCAGGGAATCACGAGCGCTTCTCGCGTTATGGGGAGATCTACCTGCGGTCCGCCATCGACACCCTGCGCGCGCGTGACACCAAGGGCCTGTACCGCGCTGCGGAGGCGGGCACTGCCGCGGGGCCGGTGGCCGGGATCGACATCCCGTTTCCGGAGCCGACCGCCGCCGACCTGGTGATCGACACCGATGCGCCGGACGCGTCCCCGGTTTCGGCTGCCACGCGGATCATGAAGTGGATCGAGGCGGCCGCATGACGGGCTACAGCTACGCGGACGAAGACCGTCTCGAGACACGGAACACCTACTTCTACTCGCCGTATGGAGGCGAGGCCTTCCTGGAGGCCTGGGCCGCGCATCGCCGAAGTCTGCTGGCCGAAGCATCCTTGCCTGCCGATGTGCCTCAAGGGACACCAACCGGCGAGCCGGGTGACGCAGAAGTGCTCGGGTGGCTCGATGCCTGGCGTGCGGGACGGAAACCGCGCGGGGCGCTGCGGGCGAGGCTGGAGGCAAGGTTGCGCCACTTCGAGGTCAGCAAGCGCTTGTTCCCCGAGTACGATGTCGATGGCAGGCCCATGGAGCGAAGCGACTACCGCAAGGCGCAACGCTATGTGAACTTCGCGCTCATGCTGGAGGCCGGTTACGTCGTCGAAGGCGATCTGCGTCTGTTGAACGCGCTGCTAAAGTGCATGGACACCTTGTTCTCGATTGTTGACCTGTGTTCGCTGGATCGCTCCACACTTGCCTGGCTGGGCGAGCGTGAATTGCTTCATGTGGAGGCACTGGCCGGAAGAGTGGGGGCCGCGTGGAGGGCGGCGTGACGCGGCTCGGTGGCGTGGTGCTCCTCGCCGCACCGAATCTGCGTGCACGTGCCTATGCCGATGCGATGCTTCGTGCCGGCCTGGGGCCCGAGCGGGTGGTGCTGTTCGGTCCCGTCGAGGAGCCGGCAGCACCGACTTGGGACGCTGGTACATGGCCGCATGGTCTGCCCCGCCCGTTCCTCGACGAACCGGTCGAGCGAATCGCGAAGCGAGGAGGGTGGCCAGTCACGAAGTTGGCCGCCGCGTCGGTCAACGACCCGTGCGTTGCCCGGGCTCTGCACGAGGCCGAAGCGCGCTTCGTGATCTATGCGGGAATTGGCGGGCAGCTTGTCTCCGCTGAGACCTTGGGCGCCGCGCCATTCCTGCACATACACTCCGGCTGGCTGCCACGTTGGCGGGGCAGTACGACCCTGTACTACTCCCTGCTCGAAACGGGGCGATGCGCAAGCTCGGCGATACTGCTCGATCCGGGCATCGACACCGGCGCCCTGCTCGCGCGGCGGCACTATCCGCCGCCTGTCGGTGGCGAGATCGACCACTACTACGACGGTGCGATTCGGGCCGACCTGCTGCTTCGCGTGCTTCGCCACTATGCCCGCCACGGGAGCCTGCCTGCGCCACGCGCCCAGACCGGCAGGGCACGCACGTATTACGTGATTCATCCGGTTCTGAAACATGTTGCCCGTTTGATGACCGAGCGCCGTGATGCGCTCGCGGGGAGTCCGCGCCCATGAACCGTTTCTGTTTCGGCACCAAGGCCCAGACGCTAGAACGGCTGCGCCCGCTCTTGCAGACGGCCCGAATTCCGGCGGCAGTGTCGTTCTCCGTGACGCAGTGGGCGGACGAGCGTGAGCGCTGCATTGCACGCATTCGTGAGGCACTGGGCCCGGTGCGCCTTGCCGTCAGGAGCAGCGCGCTCGCCGAGGATGGAGGCACTAGCTCGTTCGCAGGTGCTTTCGAGAGCCGTCTCCTGGTTGACGGGTCGTGCGACGACGCCGTAGCTGCGGCCGTGGATTCAGTGGCCGCGTCGATGACGGGTCACCCGCTGGACGAAGTGCTGGTCCAGCCAATGGTCGAAGGCGTCAAGGTCAGCGGCGTGATCATGACCTACGACATATCGCATGGCGCACCGTACTACGTCCTCAACTACGACGATGAGAGCGGCCGCACGGACGGTGTGACCGGAGGAACGGGTCTGAGCAAGGCGCTGCTGGTCTACCGCAAGGCGGATCTTGCTCATCTGCAGTCGCCGCGGGTCGTGCGCTTCCTTGCGCTGGCGCGAGAACTCGAAGCGCTATGCGGATCGTCGGCGCTCGACATCGAGTTCGGCCTCGACGCGCAGGATCAACTGTTTCTCTTCCAGGTCAGACGCATTGCCACCGCCGGTGAATGGCACCCGGTCACGGAGCGCCGCGTTGCGCGGCAACTGGTGTTGATGGGTGACTATCTCAACAGCGCGGTGCGACCGGTGCCGGGCTTGCTGGGAGCACGCACGGCCCTGGCCATAATGCCGGACTGGAATCCGGCCGAGATACTGGGCATCACGCCGCGGCCTCTGGCCGTGTCGCTCTATCGCACCTTGATCACCCGCTCGGTATGGAGAGAAGCGCGCGCTGTCCTGGGGTATCGCCAACTGCCTCCGGTTGAGCTCATGCACGTGCTCAACAACCGGCCTTACATAGACGTGCGTGCCAGTTTCAACAGCTTTCTGCCTGCCGGGCTACCGGACGAGATCGGCGGTCGCCTGGTGGATGCGTGGCTCGATCGACTGGGCGAATTCCCGGAGTTGCACGACAAGGTGGAATTCGAGATCGCTCAGACTGCCTACGACTTCACGTTCGAGAGGGACTGGCAGTCGCGCTACGGTGACCGTTTGCCCGCTGCGGATCTCCCGCCCTTCGTCGAGTCGGCACGTGCGCTGACGCGGCGCATGCTCGACAGGTCGTCCACCGGCAGTCTTGAACTGGCCTGTCGCGCCGCGGAGGAACTCGACAGGGCCGCTCCGCTGCCGGATACGACGGGTGATGCACGAGCCTGTCTGCTTGCTAGTGCCATGGCTCTCGATGAGTGCCGGCGTCTCGGGACCTTCCCTTTCGCGGTTGCTGCGCGCCACGCCTTCGTCGCGGAGGCCTTGCTGCGCTCGGCCGTCCGTCGCGGAGCGCTTGATGCGGATCGGGTGGGGCTGTTCAAGCGCTCCGTGATCACCGTGACCGGCGAAATGCTGCAGCACTATCAGGCGGTTTGCGAAGGTCGGATGGCAATTGCGGATTTCTTTGCCCACTATGGCCATCTGCGACCCGGAACCTATGACATCACCTCGTTGCGCTATGACGAACGGGAGGATTTCTTTGCGGGCGGGGCATTGCCTCAGGACCCGGCTCGATGCGAGTTTGAGCCGACGGAAAAGGAAATTGCTGCGCTCGATGAACTGATGGCGGAGAGCGGGCTGTCGTCCGAGGGCGGCGAGCATCTGCTGGCATACGCCCGCAGAGCGATCGCTGCGCGCGAGGGCATCAAGTTCAGCTTCACCAAACGCCTGTCCGATGTTCTCTCCGCGCTCGTGCGCTGGGGAGAGATACAGGGGCTCAGCCGGGATGATCTGTCCTTTCTGCGCTGGGACGACATCGAACGTACCGTATGGGAACCGCTGACGGATGATGCCGACCGGGCGCTCTTCGCCCTGGTCGACGAAGGGCGTCGACGGATGCGCGATGCCTATGCCTTCCGCCTCAGTCACATCGTTCGCGAGGAGCGCGACGTGTATGTCGCCACGCTGCATCGGAGTGCCGCGAACTTCATCGGTGGCGGGCGGGTCGTCGCCCCGGTGGCGGTGCTCGACGCACATGCCACGGCGGGATCGGATCTTTTTGGCCGCATCGTGTGCATCCAGAACGCCGACCCCGGATTCGACTGGATCTTCACTCGTGGCATCCTGGGGCTGATTACCCAGTTCGGCGGCGCGAATTCGCATATGGCAATCCGTTGCGCCGAGCTGGGCTTGCCGGCGGCGATCGGCTGCGGCGAGCAACTCTTCGGTCGCGTTGCCCGGGCCGGCGTCGTCGAACTCGATGCGGACGGACATGTGCTGCGTCCTGCCGGAGCGATTCAGTGAAGCGGTGCGTATCCCGAATCGGCATCACCATGCGCGAGGCGTCCGCCACGGACTATCACGAGCCGCGGGATGCTCTGGCGCGTGACTGGGGCACCTGGATGACCCGCAACCTGCCGGAGGTGGCCTGGCTACCGGTACCCAATCTGACCGAGGGGATCGTGCGCTTTGCGGAGCAATGGCAGCTCGACGGCCTCATACTGAGCGGCGGAGAGGACCCGGGAGGTGCGCCGGTCCGCGATCGCACCGAAGCCTGCCTGCTCGATGCGGCCGAAGCACGGGGTTGGCCCGTCCTTGGCGTATGCCGCGGCGCCCAACTGCTCTGGCAACGTGGCGGCGGCCAGCTCGTTCCGGTGCCAGGGCACGTCGATTGCCGCAGCGAGGTACGCTGGACGGAGGGAGCGCGGACTGCACTCGATATGGCAGGGGTGGCCGAAGTTCGTTGCTACCATCGCTTCGGACTTGCCGGTAGCAGCGATGCGGGCGAACCGTGGGCCTACGCGAAGGATGGAACCCTGGAAGCCTTCGGTAACATGGCGCTAGGCCGGTTCGGACTTCTCTGGCATCCGGAGCGGGGCGCCGCGGGGTGCTCCGCCGGCGCTGTTCGCCGCTTCTTCGGCCTGTCCGACCGTCCGCTGATTCGCACCGACGAACCCCATTCCGATTGATCCACTCATGTCGCCAGACTTCAAGCGCTCTGCTCCGGATTCACCTTCGATCTCCCTGCCGGCCATCATCCTGGCCGCAGGGCGTGGCTCGCGCATGGGGGGGCTGACCGAAGCGCGCCCGAAGTGCCTTACGCCCTTGGCGGGCCGCCCGCTGCTCGATTGGCAGCTCGATGCGCTGGCCGCTGCGGGGGTAACGCGGATCACAGTCATCGGCGGTTACCGGGCGGATTGTCTGCGGCGTCCCGGGCTTGAAATTCGACTCAACGACCGTTGGGAAGAAACCAACATGGTTGGCAGCCTGCTCTGTGCGGACGACCTGCTCGCTGCCGAGCCATGCCTGGTCGCATACTCCGATATCGTCTATCGGGCCGCCCATGTACGCGAGCTCGCCGCAGCGCCGGGCGAGCTTGCGATTACCTACGATGCTGAATGGAAGGAGCTATGGGAGCTGAGGTTCGCATCTCCGCTGGACGATGCGGAAACGTTCGAGACGAGGTCCGGGCGCCTGGTCGAAATTGGCGGGCGTGCTCATTCCATGGCGGAGATCAAGGGACAGTACATGGGCCTGCTGCGTTTCACGCCGACAGCCTGGGCGTGTGTGCGCGCGCTCGTCGATCGGCTCACCCCGATCGAGCGGGATCGCATCGACATGACGACCTTGCTGCGTCGCCTGTTGTCGCTTGGCGAACCGATCGATTGCGTGCCGGTTTCCGGCGGTTGGTGCGAAGTGGACTCGCCGTCGGATCTGGCCGCCTATGAAGCCCGGCTTGCGTCCGGCGTTCCATGGCTGCACGATTGGCGGCAGAAATGATTGATCACGACCGGACGGAGAGAACCGTGGGGCTGGAGAACGTGCGTTATGTCGAACTGCCGATCATTCACGACCGGCGGGGCAATCTGACCTTCATCGAGGGCAACAAGCATGTGCCGTTCGATATCCGGCGGGTCTATTACCTCTATGATGTGCCGGGCGGCGCGCATCGCGGCGGTCATGCGCACCGGCAACTCGAGCAGTTGATCGTCGCCATGTCGGGCAGCTTCGACGTGGTGCTCGACGACGGGCAGCGCAGTCGGCGCTTCCACATGAACCGGTCCTTCTACGGTCTTTACGTGCCGCGGATGATCTGGCGCGAGATCGA
Encoded proteins:
- a CDS encoding class I SAM-dependent methyltransferase; the protein is MKTFLHVGCGYKRKNETTSAFDTPEWRELRVDLDPDTQPDVVADIRDMQGVATGSMDALYSSHNIEHFFAHEIEQVLGEFRRVLKPDGFLVITCPDLQSICQLVAEDKLLDTAYDSNAGPITPLDVLYGHRASLAQGKHFMAHRCGFTLKVLMGTLQAAGFDAVVGSRRGAPYFDLWVLACPGGIDEANLRRLALAHFPA
- a CDS encoding glycosyltransferase 61 family protein, coding for MTATASTGGSGATAERWLATGRAMQQAGRGADACAALVEAIVAAPASDAAREALVLLRDVPGRDRTALDAAVLEGLRRVDDKVAFLARYGDYFLLDQRCYEAEGAYERALAIHEQSADAWRGLGVAQRHLGRLDQALQAGLRAVEIDPGFVAGYEDLGDTLLARGDRKAAEDAFIRALSVDPRAPGARLGVGLLLEGQGAFADAEACARTVLSRRPQDTDAQLLLARALHAQQRIDEARAAYREAAALGGGALAVLQGLLAMPEGGGDDAGAALDQFLAADIRAESEAALVRGGLSPIRAAHLRGLPASVRRKAAQAYLKLCPWLAFAASHAVGRRNAAADGAPIRIVLVGRFTEPQASSAALTRLLDGLVALDGVRVTLVSVGLSNQVGAVAELAGRCEQALSVRDDTLGGVQRTIAGLGADILIYPELAADAFLYFLAFARLARLQCVLGGVGGDGGLPNVDLLLRGPQSTDLDDGSPVAAAGDGLPVLDWTGLPPRMLLDELKRRALAASPALPEQYLPLLPLATACARQGGEYRELAPAQYLPVHEPEMIGAGEAAPASGMVRLPPVAAGVLSDVVVQGGESAVLLREPRGIVHVLGEHASPRRAMLETGWMLSRVGDEVLLCTGQPLSRAERAIVLLGEGSANYYHWMLDNLPRLQAILDDPRFAEWPVLIERGLHRNLIDALRKLVGNQRTLLEIDGGSQVQLAQAVVLSGGTTIPLDPQDGVRFKPEDVAVSPQAVAFLRERLGCPERPAGGGRRLYLARGGRYRRLLNADEVERFFVNCGFEVVHPEALDLPAQMALFSEAEIVAGPTGAAFANIAFMPQGSKAIVLYYDVGLHYYFSNLAEASGVRLLYVFGEPQDVQHVKPHQSDYGVPLERLDTAVRAFGLGPRPGSRKAPASVTELPPLGFVIHLPELINHYAEVWKHLPGDSFEVALAGEDADRRLIAQQVVQMGYAVRDSAEILRSGRRYRHLVSNHPIDLSAPPLIKQLGERNVRFMYGLGKSNWNFSDWNALYDAVLCFGPFQVAGLERFEKVRKLQMGYPRFDGFFRSDWDLAGLAAQYRCDPARPTVVWLPTWKELSSVPHFLSAVAALRPHYNVVVKLHPLQSRDEPALVRLVEQAGLNSVIADSRDNVPLFRLADYVLCDYGGSVFGALYTGRKVVLLDVPGAENDALLGAASPEVELRRVLPHLGPEEGGQLAGLLADEALWAAQAGVRPALIDLFVAPFKGFAGKVAALYLQNLEAILDD
- a CDS encoding adenylyl-sulfate kinase, which codes for MVIWLIGLSGAGKTTVGRELAAMWRTRSPNVVLVDGDEMRRVFGLDRGPQDYSLAGRRANAERITAVCEWLDRQGMNVVCCILSLFPDMRAGNHERFSRYGEIYLRSAIDTLRARDTKGLYRAAEAGTAAGPVAGIDIPFPEPTAADLVIDTDAPDASPVSAATRIMKWIEAAA
- a CDS encoding methionyl-tRNA formyltransferase, giving the protein MTRLGGVVLLAAPNLRARAYADAMLRAGLGPERVVLFGPVEEPAAPTWDAGTWPHGLPRPFLDEPVERIAKRGGWPVTKLAAASVNDPCVARALHEAEARFVIYAGIGGQLVSAETLGAAPFLHIHSGWLPRWRGSTTLYYSLLETGRCASSAILLDPGIDTGALLARRHYPPPVGGEIDHYYDGAIRADLLLRVLRHYARHGSLPAPRAQTGRARTYYVIHPVLKHVARLMTERRDALAGSPRP
- a CDS encoding PEP/pyruvate-binding domain-containing protein, with amino-acid sequence MNRFCFGTKAQTLERLRPLLQTARIPAAVSFSVTQWADERERCIARIREALGPVRLAVRSSALAEDGGTSSFAGAFESRLLVDGSCDDAVAAAVDSVAASMTGHPLDEVLVQPMVEGVKVSGVIMTYDISHGAPYYVLNYDDESGRTDGVTGGTGLSKALLVYRKADLAHLQSPRVVRFLALARELEALCGSSALDIEFGLDAQDQLFLFQVRRIATAGEWHPVTERRVARQLVLMGDYLNSAVRPVPGLLGARTALAIMPDWNPAEILGITPRPLAVSLYRTLITRSVWREARAVLGYRQLPPVELMHVLNNRPYIDVRASFNSFLPAGLPDEIGGRLVDAWLDRLGEFPELHDKVEFEIAQTAYDFTFERDWQSRYGDRLPAADLPPFVESARALTRRMLDRSSTGSLELACRAAEELDRAAPLPDTTGDARACLLASAMALDECRRLGTFPFAVAARHAFVAEALLRSAVRRGALDADRVGLFKRSVITVTGEMLQHYQAVCEGRMAIADFFAHYGHLRPGTYDITSLRYDEREDFFAGGALPQDPARCEFEPTEKEIAALDELMAESGLSSEGGEHLLAYARRAIAAREGIKFSFTKRLSDVLSALVRWGEIQGLSRDDLSFLRWDDIERTVWEPLTDDADRALFALVDEGRRRMRDAYAFRLSHIVREERDVYVATLHRSAANFIGGGRVVAPVAVLDAHATAGSDLFGRIVCIQNADPGFDWIFTRGILGLITQFGGANSHMAIRCAELGLPAAIGCGEQLFGRVARAGVVELDADGHVLRPAGAIQ
- a CDS encoding gamma-glutamyl-gamma-aminobutyrate hydrolase family protein (Members of this family of hydrolases with an active site Cys residue belong to MEROPS family C26.), coding for MTRNLPEVAWLPVPNLTEGIVRFAEQWQLDGLILSGGEDPGGAPVRDRTEACLLDAAEARGWPVLGVCRGAQLLWQRGGGQLVPVPGHVDCRSEVRWTEGARTALDMAGVAEVRCYHRFGLAGSSDAGEPWAYAKDGTLEAFGNMALGRFGLLWHPERGAAGCSAGAVRRFFGLSDRPLIRTDEPHSD
- a CDS encoding NTP transferase domain-containing protein, translated to MSPDFKRSAPDSPSISLPAIILAAGRGSRMGGLTEARPKCLTPLAGRPLLDWQLDALAAAGVTRITVIGGYRADCLRRPGLEIRLNDRWEETNMVGSLLCADDLLAAEPCLVAYSDIVYRAAHVRELAAAPGELAITYDAEWKELWELRFASPLDDAETFETRSGRLVEIGGRAHSMAEIKGQYMGLLRFTPTAWACVRALVDRLTPIERDRIDMTTLLRRLLSLGEPIDCVPVSGGWCEVDSPSDLAAYEARLASGVPWLHDWRQK
- a CDS encoding sugar 3,4-ketoisomerase; amino-acid sequence: MIDHDRTERTVGLENVRYVELPIIHDRRGNLTFIEGNKHVPFDIRRVYYLYDVPGGAHRGGHAHRQLEQLIVAMSGSFDVVLDDGQRSRRFHMNRSFYGLYVPRMIWREIDNFSSGSVCMVLASEHYDEADYYRDYQEFRVGLGLPAVPEDEA